TTACCTCATATCTGTTTTAGAATTCATCCATAGCAATGATATCTGaatgaaattttgtccaaacaGCATTAAATCATTTTCGATAGCGACAATCTATCCgacaaagaaaggaaattgGAACTAAATTGATGCATTCTAGAAATTGTATTAAATAGATACAAATGTTTGGCAGTTGTGTTTAGTCGCTGGTGACTCGGGAAACTCGTAAGAGAAGCAGAGGGCTCTCAACAGAAATCGAACCGATGATGTTCCGATAGTCACGTTTTATACTGTGCCCCACTAGAACTTGCCGAttactttctttttctcatgaaatgGCTCCAAAGGTCGTTGGGCTCTCAATTGATAAGCTTTAACTGATTGTTAAAATATTAGATCTACCTTTTCGTAGTTCACCTTCTTTATTTGCATTAAGGATGTGATCGCTTGAAATCTTCCCACGCTTAGTTATTAATGGCAACTTGCCATGCAGTTGGCTTAAAGTCACCTTGTGCCCATaagatgaagaaaaaagtgAGAGGGGAAGGGTGAAGGATTCATGACCCTATATTCCGAGTTAAGGTGCACTTGATCTCAACACACGACTGTCAGCACCCAGTGCAATAAGTTACGTTCGTTATAGTGAAATTTAGATAAGGAAAAAATACAAAGCTAGGCAAAGTTGTGTTTACAACACTTGTGTCTGTAAATTATGAGTTCTATGTTTCTGCTTGGTGAAAGGAGTCTGTCTCGTTCGGTATAGGAATTTACTGTTCTCCAAACCACCACTGCGTTGTAGCATTATCCCCCGAGGTGCATCTGTGTAAAGGGTTGATTTTGTTGTAATATCCAAAGTTATCTTCTGATTCAACGGAGCTGCCACGAGCACTCGTAAACTGACACGCTGTCACGTTGTAGCTTGAATCGGTGTGAAGGTGAAAATGTATTCTTTGAAGCATCCTGGCCGTGCAGTTATAACAGTCATAACCTCTGATATTGATGTATTCCATTTTTACACACGGGTTACTTTCTAGCTGTAGGATGTTGAGTTCGGTTGTCTTGGCTCTTAAGTAATCCTTAGTTACCAGTCCATCAGTGTTGAAGTTGCAAGTTGCTCTTAAGTGCGTAGAATGGCTCAGCGTTGAATTCATTATCGGTAGTGAGAGGGGAAACTTGTTCCACTTGAAAGAATTCTGGCTCAAGGGGTTATCCTTCAAGAATGGATGAGCCTTGAAGCCGTTTTTGTTGGCTAAGCTGAAGGACTCGAGCagagtccaaacgaatccaTTTTCAGAAGTAAGATCACAGAAGGTTTGGTAGAAAGACTTGCTTTTGGGGTCATAGAAGGTGTATACAGTAGAATTTTTCGGCTTCTTTGCTTCGAGTTGTAGCTGCTTGCAAGATGTACTAGGACTTTTCTTCTGACAGAGTCTTCCAACATATCCAATCGCGCATGTGCAGTTGAACTTTTGATTGGCGTGGTGGCACAGCTCGGTGCATGTTCCTCCATTAGAACAGGGATTCTCCTCGCAGCACTTGTTTCTGCATGGTTGATTTGCACATGCGTTGTGTGTCTTAAAGAAAAGAAGGGAAGATTTTCAGAAATGCAACTTTCGTTCAGATCATTCTGAATTTGTGCACAGGCCAAGATTGTAAACGATGCATTCTCTACACGACTGTGTTTAGTCATGCACTTCTCCCTTTCCTTTTTTGCCTTTAccactttaattttttttccagattttctgaatgaattttattgtaatttatcAGCTGTTTACTCTATGCGAGGAAATGAAGATTGTGATGTAGTGTATGAAAAAGTTACACTCCCTGAGACAATGTTGTTGTTACTGTAGCGTCGCTGCATTTGAAACAACAGCGGGAATGTTGCAAGATGAGTCAGTGTTCTCCAAGCCTGTGAGCGGCTTGTTCAAAGTTGAAAGCTCCTCTTTGAAACTTAAATTATCATCATATTGATAGTATCGTAGTATCTTACCGTTTTCTCATACTCTCTGTGCATTTCATAATACTCGTAACCTTTTTCATCTTTTAAGTCATCGGGGGCCGCAAACCTGTCTTCATCAAGCAACTCACAGCTGTGCTTTCccttcatttggtaggcttgacatctgcatttCTCGACAAAGCAGAGCAGATGACAGTCATACGGGTTGTTCACAGTaaagttcttgaagctgtgtcccacCAATGCACGGTTTGTCAATCCTGTATCGGTGTCTCGCCCGTTTGGCTCTTCGCATCTCGCCTGACAGTTTGCTTGCGTTGTCTTTGAATTGTGCAGAATGTACACGAATAGGAATTGAATAAGTAGCATTGCGATTAGTTCTGTTCCTGCTGTAGAAAGTATGCCAATGGTACTTTTATGGTGTCCAAGTTGAGACGGCTATGGCAGCGGAGAAGCGATGttcctttgtttctttcttgttcCTGCTCTTAAATTATAGATggtaaagaagaaaaacaattaGAGCTGGAATGTTTCCCTTGGCAGATTGCATGAATATTAAAGCTGTCATAGATTGTTCAATAAAAAAGAATttgaattaagaaaaaaaaagagattacaAAAGTATTTTATTGAAACGGGAGGTGGTCCCAGCAAATAGTCTTGTTCCATCCATACAAAGATTTTAAGTTAGCTTTTGATATATTTGTTTTCTCTTAAagtgttttttaaatttttttgtttgtccttTTTAACCTTGAATTGTTAATACATTCTCATATTTGAATACATTGCATCAGCAAAGTTTTATTCGAAGCGTTGACTTTATGATCAAGGTGTAGTCGAAATGTTACTTTTATCGTTTCTACAGCTTATCCTTATTTTTGTTAACAAGCCATTCTTTAAAGAGAAACTAACATCCTAAATGTTATTTGGGGTTTCTCTTGGCAGATTACCTGAATATTAAAGCTGCCATACATTGTTCAACAAAAAagaatttgaattaaaaaaaagattacaaaaGTATTTTATTGAAACGGGAGGTGGTCTTAGCGAATAGTCTTATTCCATCCATACAaagattttaaattagcttttgatatatttcttttgtcttaaatttttttaaactttgtttgTCATAATTTTAAACCTTATAAATTGTTAATAGATTCTCATATTTGAATATATTGCATCAGCAAAGTTTTATTCGAATCGTTGACTTTATGATCAAGGTGTAGTCGAAACGTTGCTTTCATCGTTTCTACAGCTTATACTTATTTTTGTTAACAAGCCAGAGAAAGAGAAACGAACATCGTAAATGTTATTTGGGGTGAAATGAAGAGCGGAAATCAAGCTTGTTAACCCGTAGGCCTTGTCAGTAGAAAGATTAACAGTGGGATTCTATTTGTTATGAATCAgtgtttttttcacatttttaatttcatcagACTGATCACTTAAATTTCGGCGAGACTAACCAGCGAGCCAAATACACGCACAAGACTCGGAGGAAGTGTGTCGCGTGTTTCGTGTCGTGTGTCCTTCTAGTTCCGCGCGTGCTCGTGTATTTTGC
This window of the Acropora muricata isolate sample 2 chromosome 14, ASM3666990v1, whole genome shotgun sequence genome carries:
- the LOC136899406 gene encoding uncharacterized protein, whose protein sequence is MLLIQFLFVYILHNSKTTQANCQARCEEPNGRDTDTGLTNRALVGHSFKNFTVNNPYDCHLLCFVEKCRCQAYQMKGKHSCELLDEDRFAAPDDLKDEKGYEYYEMHREYEKTTHNACANQPCRNKCCEENPCSNGGTCTELCHHANQKFNCTCAIGYVGRLCQKKSPSTSCKQLQLEAKKPKNSTVYTFYDPKSKSFYQTFCDLTSENGFVWTLLESFSLANKNGFKAHPFLKDNPLSQNSFKWNKFPLSLPIMNSTLSHSTHLRATCNFNTDGLVTKDYLRAKTTELNILQLESNPCVKMEYINIRGYDCYNCTARMLQRIHFHLHTDSSYNVTACQFTSARGSSVESEDNFGYYNKINPLHRCTSGDNATTQWWFGEQ